In Isosphaera pallida ATCC 43644, the sequence AGGCGCACCGGGGTCTTCCTGAAGAGTCCGGTAACCACCCCTCAAGGCGGCGGCTTCAAAAGCCTCAATGTAACCATCCGCAAGGGTCTCGGGCTATACGCCAACGTCCGTCCCTGCCAAGCTTACGCACCCTTTGTCCGAACCTTGCACCCCCGGATGGATTTGGTCATCATCCGCGAGAACGAGGAAGATCTTTACGCCGGCATCGAACATCGTCAAACCGACGAGGTCATGCAATGCCTCAAACTGATCAGCCGGCCCGGGTGCGAGCGGATCGTACGCTACGCCTTCGAGTTTGCCCGCGCTCATGGCCGAACCAAAGTTACATGTATGACCAAAGATAACATCATGAAGTTGACCGATGGTCTGTTTCATCAGGTTTTCGACGAGATCGGTCGGGATTATCCTGAACTCAAGCAGGATCACCTCATCATCGACATCGGTGCGGCGCGATTGGCCGACACTCCCGAAATTTTCGACGTGATTGTCACTCCTAACCTTTATGGGGATATTCTCTCGGACATTGCTGCCCAGGTGGCCGGTTCGGTGGGGTTGGCCGGTTCGGCCAACATTGGTGACCATGGCGCGATGTTCGAGGCGATCCACGGTTCGGCCCCGACGATCGCCGGCAAGAACCTCGCTAACCCGTCGGGGTTGTTGCAGGCGGCGGTCATGATGTTGGTCCATTTGGGTCTTGGCGAGCTCGCCACCACGATCCGCAACGCTTGGCTACGAACCCTGGAGGATGGCCTGCACACCGCCGACATCGCCGGCACCTTGACCAAGACCACCGTGGGCACCCTGGAATTCGCCCAAGCGGTGGTCGAGCGTCTGGGACAACGGCCCGAACGTCTCAAGCCGGCCAGCTTCGAGGCCGACAACCCCGACCCGATTCCAGCCCCTGCTCACCCACCCTCGTTGACTCGCGCTCCTGCTCCCAGTCCTGCTGCGGCGTTGCCCGCCTACCGCCGCGCGCCAGAAACCAGCAAAACCCTGGTGGGCGTCGATCTCTTTCTCAACTGGCGCGAGGGTTCGCCCGAGGATCTGGGCCGGACTCTTTCGAAGTCCGCTACCCCCAAGCTCACTCTTTGCATGATTACCAATCGCGGCGTCAAAGTCTGGCCCAACGGCTTGCCCGAAACCTTCTGCACCGATCACTGGCGTTGTCGCTTCATGAGCGAACGCCAGGAACCCATCGACCATCGCGACATCCTCGAACTGTATCAACGCGTCATCCAGTCCGGCTTCGACGTGATCAAGACCGAAAACCTCTGTTTGTTCGACGGCGTTCCCGGCTTCGCGCTGGGTCAAGGACAGTAAGGAGGGTCAGGTCCAATCGACTTCAACTTGTCAGAATGGGTGAGCGGGATTGAGCGGCCTTCTCCATCAGGTCGGTGATCCGACCCACCATCGACTCGGGATCGTCGAGCACGCCTTCAAGCAAGAGGGCGTTGGCGTAAAGTTGCCGAGCGCACTGCTTGATGAAGTCGTCGTGGTCAGGATTGACGCTGAGGTCTGCGAAGCGACGGATGATCGCCGCGTTGGGGTTGACTTCGAGGATGCGGTTGGAGGCAGACTCGGGCAAGTTGCGGTTCGCCATCTGCAGCAGTTTGCGCATCGAGGTGGTGAGCGATCCTTCGGCGTGGATTAGCCCCACCGGACTCTCCAACAACCGTTGAGAGGTCCGCACCTCGCTCACTTTGCCTTCCAGCGCCGCCTTAAACAAGCTGAGGACGCGGTCAAGTCGGGCTGGATCGACAGCGGGCTGGTCAGTAGTTGCCTCCTTGCCTTGGGCGTCCGCCGAGGTCGATTCGGTCTGGGGCGGTAACTCGACCCGAGCCGAGTCAATCGACACCAGCGGCTTGCCGTCAAACCGATCCAACGACGTGATCACGAATTCGTCGATCGGGTCGGGAAGTAGCAACACTTCCAATTGTCGGGACTTGAAATAAGCCAGGTGGGGATTCTTGCGGATCGAATTCAAGTCAGGACCACCCAAAAAGTAAATTTGGGTCTGCCCTTCACGCATCCGCCCCACATACTGCTCCAGCGAGGTTCGCTTCCGGTCGGCCTCCTCCCCCTCGTTGGCCGTCGAAATGAAGCGAAGCAGCTTGGCAATGCGATCGCGGTTGAGGAAGTCGGTGTGAATCCCCTCCTTCAAGATGATGCCGAATTGCTCATAGAAAGTCTCATACGTCTGAGGGGCCTCCTCGGCAAGCTTGCTCAAGCGATCCAACACATGCTTGACAAGTGTGTTTTGAATCTTGCGCAGGACTGCGTTGTCTTGGAGGGTCTCGCGGGAGATGTTCAGAGGCAGGTCTTCCGAATCGACCAAACCGTGAAGGAATCGGAGGTAGCCCGGCAGAATCTCCTGGCAGTTGCTTTGAACCAGGACGCGACGGGCGCAGAGTTGCACGCCGTGTTCCAGCTTGCCGAAGCCGATTGATTCGAAGTTGGTCGGCGGACAGTACAATACTGCGCGGAATTGGATGGGCGAATCGACCGCGACGTGGAGATGGAAGAGCGGGGTTTCACCCTCACGATGTGAAAGATGTCGAAAGAAACGAGTATGCTCCTCTTCGGTGACTTGATTGCGCGGTTCAAGCCAGATCGCTTTCTGATCGTTGAGGACTTCCCCATCAAGACGAATGGGTTGAGGGATGAACCCTGAGAACCGCTTGACGACCGACTTGACCCGCCAGGGTTCCAAAAACTCCTTGGTCTCTGGCTTGAGGTGAAGGATCACCGAGGTGCCCCGCGGACGGGATTCGTCAGCTGGCGAAATTGTGAACTCGCCGGTGCCATCCGA encodes:
- a CDS encoding NADP-dependent isocitrate dehydrogenase, translated to MGIPITVAYGDGIGPEIMAATLIVLKEAGADLEPEVIEIGESIYQRGVSSGIEPTSWESLRRTGVFLKSPVTTPQGGGFKSLNVTIRKGLGLYANVRPCQAYAPFVRTLHPRMDLVIIRENEEDLYAGIEHRQTDEVMQCLKLISRPGCERIVRYAFEFARAHGRTKVTCMTKDNIMKLTDGLFHQVFDEIGRDYPELKQDHLIIDIGAARLADTPEIFDVIVTPNLYGDILSDIAAQVAGSVGLAGSANIGDHGAMFEAIHGSAPTIAGKNLANPSGLLQAAVMMLVHLGLGELATTIRNAWLRTLEDGLHTADIAGTLTKTTVGTLEFAQAVVERLGQRPERLKPASFEADNPDPIPAPAHPPSLTRAPAPSPAAALPAYRRAPETSKTLVGVDLFLNWREGSPEDLGRTLSKSATPKLTLCMITNRGVKVWPNGLPETFCTDHWRCRFMSERQEPIDHRDILELYQRVIQSGFDVIKTENLCLFDGVPGFALGQGQ
- the htpG gene encoding molecular chaperone HtpG; this translates as MTTQTPPVSERHAFQAEIKQLLNLLAHSIYQGKEIALRELISNASDALNKMRLTALVEGSPLDPDELGITLTIDKEAGTLTIADNGVGMTHEELRSNLGTIAHSGSREFVRNLTRIPEEAKAINLIGQFGVGFYSAFMVADRVVVLSRSHRSEETWKWESDGTGEFTISPADESRPRGTSVILHLKPETKEFLEPWRVKSVVKRFSGFIPQPIRLDGEVLNDQKAIWLEPRNQVTEEEHTRFFRHLSHREGETPLFHLHVAVDSPIQFRAVLYCPPTNFESIGFGKLEHGVQLCARRVLVQSNCQEILPGYLRFLHGLVDSEDLPLNISRETLQDNAVLRKIQNTLVKHVLDRLSKLAEEAPQTYETFYEQFGIILKEGIHTDFLNRDRIAKLLRFISTANEGEEADRKRTSLEQYVGRMREGQTQIYFLGGPDLNSIRKNPHLAYFKSRQLEVLLLPDPIDEFVITSLDRFDGKPLVSIDSARVELPPQTESTSADAQGKEATTDQPAVDPARLDRVLSLFKAALEGKVSEVRTSQRLLESPVGLIHAEGSLTTSMRKLLQMANRNLPESASNRILEVNPNAAIIRRFADLSVNPDHDDFIKQCARQLYANALLLEGVLDDPESMVGRITDLMEKAAQSRSPILTS